The following nucleotide sequence is from Leptolyngbya sp. SIO1E4.
CTTAGGGTTGAACCTGCGGGCCTACGACTTTGTGTCGCAGGAGATTCGGGCAGCGGAAGACCCCGAGTTTGAGACGTTCTACACGAAGAACATCCTGTTGAACGAAGGTATCCGGGCTTGGATGGCACCGACCGACCAGCCCCACGAGAAGTTTGTATTCCCTGAAGAGGTACTGCCACGTGGTAACGCTCTCTAGTAACTCCTACATCGGTGGGCGCGACCAGGAATCCACCGGCTTTGCCTGGTGGTCTGGTAACGCTCGCTTGATCAACTTGTCTGGCAAACTGCTGGGTGCACATGTTGCCCATGCTGGTTTGATTGTTTTCTGGGCAGGTGCAATGACTCTGTTTGAGGTTGCACACTTTGTCCCTGAGAAGCCCTTGTATGAGCAAGGCTTCATTCTTTTGCCGCACCTCGCAACCTTGGGTTGGGGGGTTGGCCCCGGTGGTGAAGTAATTGATACATTCCCCTATTTCGTAGTAGGTGTTCTACACCTGATTTCCTCCGCTGTGCTGGGCTTAGGCGGCATTTATCACGCCGTTCGTGGTCCTGAGACGCTGGAAGAATACTCCGCGTTCTTTGGCTACGACTGGAAAGACAAGAACAAGATGACCACCATCATTGGTATTCACCTCATCCTTTTAGGGTGTGGCGCTTTCCTCCTGGTGATCAAGGCTTGCTTCTTGGGCGGTGTTTATGACACCTGGGCACCCGGTGGTGGCGATGTTCGCCTCATCACTAACCCGACCTTGAGTCCAGTTAAGATTTTTGGCTACCTTGGAGGGTCTCCGTTTGGTGGCGATGGCTGGATCATCGGCGTCAACAACATGGAAGACGTCATTGGCGGCCACATCTGGATTGGCCTGATCTGCATTGGTGGCGGTATCTGGCACATCTTAACCAAGCCTTTTGGCTGGGCTCGCCGTGCTTTCGTTTGGTCTGGTGAAGCTTATCTTTCCTACAGTCTGGGCGCCCTGTCTCTGATGGGTCTGATTGCTTCCTGTTATGTGTGGTTTAACAACACCGCTTACCCAAGCGAGTTCTATGGCCCCACTAATGCGGAATCTTCTCAGGCTCAGGCAATGACCTTCCTGGTTCGTGACTTGCGCTTGGGTGCCAACATCGGTGCTGCTCAGGGGCCAACAGGTCTAGGTAAGTACCTGATGCGCTCTCCAACGGGTGAGATCATCTTTGGCGGTGAGACCATGCGTTTCTGGGATTTCCAAGGTCCTTGGCTGGAGCCCCTGCGTGGCCCCAACGGTTTGGATCTTGACAAGCTCAAGAACGATATCCAAGACTGGCAGGTGCGTCGTGCGGCTGAGTATATGACTCACGCGCCCAACGCATCTATCAACTCTGTGGGCGGTATCATCACTGAGATCAACTCTGTGAACTTTGTAAACCCTCGCCAGTGGTTGGCAACTTCTCACTTTGTACTTGGGTTCTTCTTCTTGGTCGGTCACCTGTGGCACGCGGGTCGTGCTCGGGCTGCTGAAGCTGGCTTTGAGAAAGGTATCGATCGCGAGACCGAACCCGTATTGGCTATGGGCGATCTAGACTAAGCTCTCAAAGCTATTAGCCTAGGTTGTTAGCCTTCACGAAACGCTCCTGTGAGTAACTCACAGGAGCGTTTTGCGTCTCAATGCATCAACCCAACAACTTTCCTGATGCGATCCAGCAGACGGGATGGCTTGGTTAATGCCAGACGCTGCCTTACAAGTTAAAAGATAGATACCCAATATGAACAGTTCAGAAAGCCCCTCTTTTCCCAACATTTCTTTAAGTCATTTTGAAATTTACGTCGATGATGTCGCCATTGTGGAGAATTTCTATACTCGCCACCTTGGATTTGTCGTGACCGATAGAGGGGAAGGGGAAAATGGGATGGTATTTTTGAGCAGAAACCCCAGTGAGCATCATCAACTGGTTTTAAACCCTAGGCAAGGGTATAAAACAATCAAAAGCCCTGTTGATCACATATCCTTTCGTATCGATTCTATGGCTGACTTGAGGGTGTTCTACAAATCTTTGCTACGTAGCTCAACCGCATTGCAGACAGTATCTCATGGCACTACATGGTCGATATATTTTCGAGATCCGGAAGGTAATCGGCTTGAACTCTTTACAGATACGCCCTGGCATGTAAACCAGCCTTGCAGATTTGAAATTAATTTTGAATTATCAAATAAGGAGCTTCTTGAGTTTACTGAACATAAAATAAAAGACTTACCAGGGTTCAGCAAAGTCGAGAAATGGAGGGATTCATATTTCAAAGCGGCTAATTCAAAAAGCGTTAAATAAATCTTCTGACAAGCGTACTCAGTTAGGCAACTTACTCGCGACGCTCGTAGGTTGTCACTGATATGGAACATTAAGCTATTGAATATTACAAAAACGCTTTATTAAGAGCGCTGAGCGATCGCATTTGTTGCAGTTGATAAAAGGTGGCGAAGTTGGGTTAGTCGTTGAGAATACGATGAAATCTGGCTTGAAGAGCTTTTCAACCGATCTTCAAAATTACGGCTATCTTCACTACATATACACTGCGTCAATAGTACAATTGAACCATTAACTTAGAGAGAGCAGTCTATGTCTAAAAGCCTTGAAGCCTTTTCTGTGCAGAGAAGGTAAGAAGCTGCATCCAGGAATAAGAGTTTACAAAAGCCCCCACACCTTGATTTTGCTTGATAAGTGGATATGACAGAAGTCCTTTGAAGATACAGAAAGACACTTGATAAACTTTTTGCCAATTGTCAGCCTGCCGAAATTAGTTGGACTAGCGGATGGTTGATTCTGCCATGTTTGAGGGTGTCTGTTGCCGTTCAACTTTTTGCTGAAGCGATTTATAGCGTTAGCTACTCTTCTATCTTCTTCTAATCATCATTTATCTCCATGGATAATTATCGAAGAAAGAATAGATTAGGTTAAGAAAATCCATCCTGCTGTGCATATTCTCTAAAGCTATAAACCTTGAAAATGAGACTATTTAGCCAAGAAGGCTCGAAGCTAAGAATCAAAATTTACTTATTCATATTGACGATTCTTGTTTCTATTGCTTCTCAAGAAGTTAGATGTTTGCTGGGATTAACTTGCACGTGTCCAACTGATTTACTTAAAGGTCGATTTACAGGTGAGGTTATCGTCACTTTTTGGTTATATAGTATTTCTTGGTTTTTTATTTTTGAGTTTCTTTGCAGTAATAGAAGCCCAAGTCATATGGAACTTCTGCTTGAAAAGTTATTGGGAAGTCCTCAAAGTGTTTCACAACGAGTCGTTGGTTTAGCAGGAATTCTAATAATCTTTATATGGATAGCTATACCTTATTTTATTGTCTTGAACTTTAATTGTAATTAGGTGACTTTGATTCTAATAGATCTGGCTCTGCTGCTTTATTATGCTGCCTAGTCATTTAGCATAGGATCTTTCTACTCATCTGATACAGCATTTTCTTTAGACACCGGAAGTATTGCTTGGCAGGTTTAAACCTGAGTAGTAATGTGCCGCAAGGCTACTGTTCAAACAAGTCTCCACTCACTCAGTATCAAAGGAGACATGATAGATCTGGCACTAGACAGACCCAGTGTAAATACTCATAGATACTCATAAAATACTCAAAATGTCTCCTTACTCTAGAGGCAAAGTAGAGGCATCTTTTGCTAAGCCCAGATTTTTGCCGGGCAATCTAGCAGAACTTGCTCCCCACACTTCGTCGTCGAGTTGAGGAAGTAGGGATGAATAGGATCGCATTAGGAGCATTGACCGCGATCGCAATCATATGCCCACAAGCAGCCAACGCGTATGAAACGGTTGACCTCAGTTGTATATCAATCAATAGCAAAATTCCCTAGAGTGAACTGCTCACCACTGGGGTCGGTGCTGGAACATGTTGGCAGATGCAGACAGCATTGGCTAACAGGGCATTCGAGGTGGCACCTGGACAGGCAGCTAGTCAATCAGCGAAGGGAGTCTAAAGGTTATCTGTAAGCATTCACAACCCAGTTATCAGTCTTGTAGTATTTTGTAGTATACCTACTAACGCTTACAGAGCTAACTGGAGTTCATAAGGGAATGCACATTCAACCCTACGATCCCTGCCACCTTGAGGCTGTTATTCATCTTTCACTGCGGGCATGGACTCCCGTCTTTGATTCAATTCAGAACACCATGAACGCTGATGTGTACCAGGCTTTCTATCCTGGTCATTGGCGCGTGAGCCAGCAAAAGGCTGTCGAGGATGTCTGCGCAGCGGAAGATACCCATGTATGGGTTGCCATTGATGCCGGTTCCACGGTGGGCTTTGTCGCCGTAAAACTACATTCAGAGAACAGTATGGGCGAAGTTTACATGGTCGCCGTCGATCCAGATTTTCAAGGTCACGGCATTGGCCGTGCTCTGATGGAATTCGCTCTCAGTTGGATGAAAGAGGCTGGCATGTCTATTGCAATGGTTGACACTGGAGGCGATCCTGGTCATGCCCCAGCGCGCTACACCTATGAAAAGGTAGGCTTCGAGCTGTGGCCAGTCGCCAGATACTTCAAGAAGCTCTAAAGTATCAAACCAACCGTTTTAGTATGAACCTGTTCAAACCTTGGAAATCACACTTTTATGTTTTATTACTCCACCCTGCTGACGCTAAAGTCTTACGCCAAACCAACTATGACCAATATGGTTTGCCTGTTGTTGAGGTAAATCAACACGTCCAGTTATTTAATGTTGAAGTTATCAAAGCGACGGTTGAACAAACGCTCGGCTTTGCTTTCAATGTTTTGCATTATGCCCGTTACCAAATTAACAAAAAGCAGCGTCAAGTTCAGGGCATCTATGTATTAGAGCTCTTAGAGCCACATCCAGCCACCCAAAACGTACAAGTTGGCACCTGGTGCGATCGCCCAACCCTAGAAGGTTTATCGTTTACCAATCCTAGCCATCAATCAATTGTTGAAAACTATCTAATTGAACTGGAAAACGAGAGTACGCCCCCATATCGCCCTGCTTGGGCACGTCTGGGTTGGTTTCGTGAGGTCTCAGCCTGGATTGAGGCACAGTTAGAGATATTTGGATATCAACAAATTTCTCCAATTCAATATGTTACAAGCCGATCAATCTCTTGTATTTTAAAGGTTGAAACCACAGGAGGAACTCTTTTCTTTAAGGAGATTCCTACCTGCTTGCCTCTTTTTTGTAATGAGCCCAGAGTCACTCAAGCGCTAGCACGTTTATTCCCCCAGCATCTGCCAACGATACTCAGTATCGATAGTCAGCATCATCGGATGCTAACAGCAGATTTCGGTAAGCCGCTTGGTAATCAAGCCTCTTCTAAGATGCGGCAGGAAATTCATCGTCTATTTGCTCAAGTTCAAATTCAATCGATCAAACACTGCGATCGCTTATTAAACGAATACAGTTCCTTATTTTTTGCGATATCTCATTAACTATCACTGGCATTAACTATCACTGGCATTTTTGAAACTACCCATCCTCGATTCAACATGGTATTGGCACAGACAGGACTAAATTTATAGCAGGTTGCATGTGGATACAGTACATCCCAGACTCCAGACCCTAGACCTGGTCTTGATCGAGATGTCCTGGACTCAACTGAAAAAAGCCATATTCACCCCCATGCATTCGCGAAGTTACCCATCCTGAAAGGAATCTCACTGATACAAAAATAACCGCTTAGCCGCACGGGTAAAAGCCACGTAACAAAGCTGGTTACGCTCTACCACGTTGGAATTCACCCTCATTGATGGCACGTCTACAAAGACATCTTGAAAAGTTGAGCCCTGGCTTTTGTGAATCGTGAGACTGTATGCGTAGTCCACATTGTGGAAATACTGCTGCAAATCCCAAAATTCCATCCAGCGTTTTTCACGGGCAAGCGAATCTAGCTTCAGTTTTATTTCGCTTTCTCCTGATTCATGCAGAACCCGCAAAGTCTTGAAATCCCCCACTTCAGTTTCAACAAATAAAAACCAGACAGGCCATTCCCCCTGTCGCCCCCGATACGCCTCAATCACCTCACATTCTGCAGACGTAGGCAAAATGATGTTTTCCTCTTCCAGACAGGGATTGATAGCAATGAGCCGTTCACCCGGCACAAACCGGAGGGCGGTTGCGCCATAGATGGCTCGGCGAATTTTCTGATTTAGCTGGGCAACTCGGCGGTTGGTGTAGGCTAAAGCTCGCACCTGATCGGGATTAGCCAAGTAAGCCTCACTTTTAAATGCCCGCAGCAGCAGAGTTTCCCAGACAGGGCGGGGCAGAACAAAGCACCCTTCAGTGCGATCAGCATTGGCGTCGTTGTGAAAGCGAGGGAGGCGATCGCGCTCCAAATTCTGTCGCAGATCTTCGGCAATGACGCCAATCGCCCCGCCGTAGCGTACAACTTCTGTGAGTTCAGATTTGAGGAATATTTGCCGAAAACAGGCCGATTCTGGCTCGTTGACCGGGGGCAGTTGTGCCGGATCTCCCACAAACAAAATCTGAGCGCTGCGGTACAGATTAGAGATCGCATTGACAAGTAGCTGCCACAACTCTTCGTTGACCATGGAGCACTCGTCCACAATCACCAACTGGTAGCGATCGATCTGGCTACGCTCTTTGCGATCAGGTTGAAACACCTGATTGCCATCGTCTTCATTAATCACCGGACGCAGCCCCAGCAACTTGCAGCAGGTCATCGCGTCAATGTCTAATCGCCAGCGATCGGCCATGGCTGCCAGTACTTTGGTGGCTTTGTTGCTAAACGCCGTCAGCACTATCTTGCGGGTGTCTCCCTGCTCTCGTAAACCGTGGATAAATATCTGCAGGAGCGTGGTTTTGCCGGTGCCTGCATAGCCCGTGAGCAAATACAGTTTTTCCTCGCCTTCCACAAAAGCGTTCAGAGCCTCTAATGCTGACCTTTGTTCAGCGGTGAGTGCAAAGCCCCCATCACCAGGGTCAATTGGGCTGGATTGGAGCTGTTTCATTAGGCTTAAACAACGAATGTGTCGAAGCTGGCAGGATTCTGGAAACTCTCTCCTGATTAATGTGTGGGGAGTTTCACGTCTGTGGGCTGCATAACTTTCAATAGAATAAGGGTATCGACTGAAGGATGACTCTGAGCCATGGTTGAGGTAGCAATTGTCACAGCGGGCATGCCTTGTATTTCTGTAGCCACTTGTGAAGAGATAGTCTGCAACAAACAATAGAGCAACTCAACCAGCAAGAGCATTAGGTGTTCGTCATAACGGTGACAAATCTCCAATATCATCTACCCGTTTCTATAGTCATGAGTCGCAGCTCTCCGTTGACCCATTCATAGCAGAGATCACTATTGCACCTGAGATTCTAGTTAGGACAATCAGATTCCCTGGAAGCATTATGCAGCAAGGTTTTGAGTTCTGCCTTCTGCCTTCTGCTTTTGCCTTTTACTATACCGCCGTCGTAAGCCGGATGTTTGCCCTACGGTCTCCCCTAAAAACTCTGGGAGCTGGAACCAACGCAACCTATTGCTTACCCCACTGCTGTTTCAGCCGTTCAATGCGCTCCAGCAAACTCTCATTAGACATCATCTTCGTTCCCAGGCGCTCAACTAAGAGAGGAAACGCCATCGGGGAAGGGTGTTTAGTTTCCTTCCACACGACCGATAACTCCCCCAAGCGCTCCAGGGTTTTGGTTAAACGATGCGTTTCTAGCTGTTCCTGAAGTACTTCCCGTTCGGCTTGTTTCAGTAACAAATTATCCGGTTCATACTTGCTAAATACCTCATACAACAATGATGAACTGACCTGTAGCTGCGAGGAAGTTTTGCGCGATCCTGGATACCCCTTAAACACTAACCCTGCCACCTGAGCAACACCACGAAACTTGCGCTGGGTCAATTCAGAAATATTCAAGCTGGCTTTGACATCCGCTTCTAAATTCTCAAGACTGAAGAACGCCTCAGAGAACAAATCTTTAAATGGGTATCCCTTCGGAGCCAAAATCTCAAACCCGTAATCATTGACCGAAATGGTAAAGGTGGTCTGTTGTTGATTGGCAAAGCGATAGCCCCAGAGGAAACCCAACCCCTCATGGACAAAGCGCCCTTCGAAAGGAAAGACATATAGATGCTGTCCTTCGCGAGTCTTACAGCATTCCACCAATAATTCATCTGCTGTGGGGATGTATGACAATCGCGCTTGGGTTTCCAAAATTGGCGCGATGCGGTGAACTTCACGGTTCCAGTCTCCTGGCTGTCGAACTAACTCTACTTCCTGCCGTAGGTGGGTACTCAACGTATCAGAAATGGCCAATTGCCCTCCCCCCCAGGTCGGTGTCACCGTAGACTGGCGACGTGTATTTTTCACATACACCACCATGTCCTTCATCTGAAAAAACTCTAACTGGCGTCCGGCAAAGAAAAAGACATCCCCTGGCTTGAGTCGAGAAACAAAGTTCTCTTCGACGGTGCCAATTTCTCGACGATTTGTGTACACAATTCGCACCGCCTGATTGCCAGTAATAGTACCAATACCCATGCGGTGCATGCGGGCAATTTGGGTTTCTGTCACTCGATAAACTTCGTGGTCGATCGCGACTTTTTTGTAGCGCGGATACGCCCCCAGACACTTTCCGCCCTTTTCGATAAATTCCAACACCCAGCCAAATTCCTCGGCGGTGAGGAGCTGGTAAGCGATCGTTTGCTGGATGGCCGCCAAGGTTACTGTAGGGTCAAAACCGTCACCGCAGGCTAAGGTAACCAGGTGCTGCACCAAAACGTCATAGGGTTTGTCTCGGGGATGACGAGTTTCGATCGCCCCTGCCATCAAGCCCCGTCGAAACGCTGAAATTTCCAGCAGCTCCAGAGCATTTGTCGGCAAAAAGAAGACTTCAGAGGTCCCTTCTGGAACATGGGCCGAGCGCCCGGCCCGCTGCAGCAGCCGGGCCAGGTTCTTAGCACTGCCGATCTGCACCACTCGCTCTACGGGCTGAAAATCTACCCCTAAATCCAGCGACGAAGTACAGACGACCCACTTAATGTCTCCTGCTTTAACCCCAGCCTCAATGGCCTCTCGTTCCTTCACATCAATGGAACCGTGGTGCAGTGCAATTTGATCCTCATGATCGGGCATGGCAAAATGCAGCGCCTGAAACCAGCGCTCCGCCTGGTTGCGGGTATTGGTAAAAATCAGGGTCGATTTAGTGATGTCTAACGCTGTCACCAACGCCTCAAACATCCGCAATCCTAAATGTCCAGCCCAGGGAAAGCTATCTACCGACTCCGGCAAAATGCTCTGGATAACAGTCTCTCGGGTCAGATCAGATTGAATAATAATCGGGTCTGTCCCCAGGCCTACAGCAGTTTGAGCGGCTTCTTGTAAATTCCCCAACGTGGCTGAGACGGCCCAAGTCCGCAATGCTGGTGCCAGCAGTCGCAGATGGGATAGACACAACTCTGCCTGGGTACCCCGCTTGGAACTCATTAACTCATGCCACTCATCCAGCACCACACAGCGCAGGGACTTGAAGCGCTTAGCGCCATCCTTGTAGGACAGCATGACAGACAGCGATTCCGGTGTGGTGATCAGCACATCCGGCATGTTTTTCAACTGTCGCGTTTTGCGAGAAGAACTCGTATCCCCTGTACGGGTCTCTACTCGTACATTCCAGCCCATCTCTGCAATTGGGCGACAGATAGACTGCTCAATATCACGAGACAAAGCCCGTAATGGCGTGATGTAGAGGAGCTGCAAGCCAATACCTGGGGTTGTCAATATTTCTGCCAAAGGCCCCATGACAGCTGCATAGGTCTTGCCAGATCCTGTCGGCACTTGAATCAACCCACTGTGTCCAGACAGGTAAGCATCCCAGGTTTGCTGTTGAAAGCTCAGTGGTTTCCAACCCTGACGTGCAAACCAATCAACAATGGCGGGCAAACAAGATTTGGTCACATCAACCGTAGAGGTTCAAAACTCGTCAAAAATCATCCCCTTTAACCATAAAGAAATGAGTGGCTAGCCACCATAAATTTGGCCTAAGAGGACGAGTCCCTTATTCTAGCCAACACCCTATGGATGATTTTTGCCCGTCCATCATAATGGCTCCGCAAAGGTTTGTGTTTTTCATGGAAACCCCTTCCAGATAGGCATGTCGAAGATCGGCGCCGCGTAAGTCTGCCCCGGCGAGATTGACATGAACAAATCTTGTCCCTCTTAAATTGGTGTCTCGCAAGTCAGCCCCGCTCAAGTCCACATGGGAAAACTTCACCCAGCTAAGGAGACAATTAGAACACCGTTTTGTGAGTAATAACGTAATCTTCTCTATTGTGGTTACATCTGGAAAGAGTGCTAGTGCAATGGCGGTTGTGATAAAGATATTTCGAATTTTCATATTTTTCCCTAAACAAAATATTTTTAAAAATAAAATTACTGATGCTGTATTGTCATAAAAGATATCACTTAAACTAAAAATATTTGGTGAATATTTAAGGGCAGCAATCAAATGGCTAGCGTGAGCCGATCACATCATAAAAGTTCTTAATCTTCAGCAAAATCAAGAAATACTCAAAATCAAGAAATGCTCTAGAGCACCTCACAGCATTTTCAACTCTGGTGAAATATCTGGGCATTAAGACAATCCAGATAACTAAACTGCCCCCCAGTCAATCCTTTTATTCATCCCGCTGTCTTTTGCTATGTCCCTTTTGATACTTACCCTATTTAACCGGACTATGTTGTATAAGAATTGGCGTTGAGTAAAGCGCTCTCCTAGAATCTCTTCAGCTCGCGGGGCAGATAGCCGGAAAATACCCTTTAGATCGAGCGGTTGAAGGCTGACCAGCGGTGAGGACTAAGACAAGACTCATTCATCATTGATTTTCTCTCGTAACGATGAAACGGATCCGAGAGGGGTAGGATACGAACAGTGCGCGGGAGTGGTACAACGATGGCGGCAACGCAGAAGGTAGAGGTGGCGATCGCCCTTCTGATCCAAGACAATCAGTTTTTGCTACAGCTCCGAGACAACATTCCAACCATCATCTATCCAGGTCACTGGGCCTTTTTTGGGGGCCACCTCGAACCTGGAGAAACGGCTGAAGCCGGTGTTTGGCGAGAACTGAAGGAGGAAATCGGCTACACCCCACCCTGGCTCAAACTGTTTAAACAGTGGGAAGACGAGACCGTCATTCGCAACGTGTTTTACGGCCCACTAACGGTCACCGTTGACCAGCTAGTACTCAGTGAAGGCTGGGATTTGGGGCTGTGGTCAGTAGACGATATCCACCGAGGAGAACGATATTCTGTCAGGGCTAACCAGATTCGCCCCCTGGGCACTCCCCATCAAAAGATCTTATTGAGTTTTATCGCTAAATACGGAACCTCATTGTCCGGGGAGGAACCCCTTAGTCAGCGTTCTCACTGATCTACCCACCTCCAAGACGATAGGGATCTTTTTCCCTTCCCCCATCACTTAGAAGACTTGATTCCAGCCATAGACTTCATAGTCTGTCCAGATGCCATTTTCCCAATAGGGGTCGGCTTCCACCAGCTGCCGCACTTTGGCTTCATCCTCAGCATCATAGATGCCAAAGACCTTGGTGTTATCAACGGTGGGGCCGAGGGCAACCAAGATACCGCTATCCTTTTGCGACTGCAATCCTTCTAGATGGGCGGCCCGATAGGGAGTTCGCTTTTCTAAGGCATTTTCGCAATAGCTTCCCCACATCACAAACTTTGCCATTCACGTTCCTCAAAGCACTACACGATTTCAAATTCTAGTTGGTAGCGCGATCGCAAATTACAGGTGTGATGGTCGGTAATATTCGTGTCGCTTAGTTCAAGATTGTAAAAATCCACCACAGGCGCATCGAACAAGGGGCCTGCATGCCACGTGCCCACATGCAGCTTAATAAAGCAATTGCCAGGAATCCGAAAAGCTCGAATCGCTTCCGGATCAGGATCCCTAGCCTCGTTAGGCGGGGCGACCCCCATCCACCATTCCGCCCCTGCCAGCGACCCCAAACACTGGGTACATTTCTGGTGCCGGGTAATGGCACGAAACTGCCGCCCCCGGCCGGCTAACTGCATGATGTAAAAGCGAGGAATCCCTTCATCCAGTTTGAGCTGAGCATCCATGGGGCCGTAATGGTCGCCATCGGTGGTGGGGAAAATCACCTGTCCGAAGGGAGCAAACGCATCGGGAGTAATCAGCGCAGCTTTGAGAGATTTGAGGGTCACGGAGGTGGGATTCATGGGGCGATCACAGTCAGGTCTTCTTCACTTTAGCTATTGAAGCCGATCAACTGTCCGATACTGAATCGCCTCAGCTACATATTGCGCTTGCAACATTTCAGAACCATCAAGATCTGCAATCGTACGAGCGACTTTCAAAACGCGATCAGTCGCGCGGGCTGACAGCCCTAATTTACGAACAGCGCTCTCCAACAGTGCTTGGGTGCTGTCGTCTAACGGGCACCAGTGGCGCAGGTGACGGCTTTGCATATCAGCATTGCACTGCAGAGAAGCATCTGACTGGAAACGTTTGTGGGCGCGATCGCGGGCAGTCTCAACGCGATCGCGCACCGTGGCAGACGGTTCACCCTCGGCAATGCGCGTCATTTCCTCTGGCTTTAACCGTCCCACGATTACCTGTAAATCAATGCGATCCATCAGCGGCCCCGACAACCGCGACCAATATTGCTCTCGACTGCGAGGGCTGCAGGTACAGGGCTGCACCGGATCGCCGTAGTAACCACAGGGGCATGGGTTAGTGCTAGCAACCAGGGTAAACTGTGCCGGAAACTCGACTGATTGTCGGGTGCGTGTAATGGTTACGAATCCGTCTTCTAGGGGTTGGCGTAAAAACTCCAGCACATCCCGCTTGAATTCTGTGAGTTCGTCAAGAAACAGCACCCCTCGGTGGGCCAAAGAGATTTCCCCCGGTTTTGGAAAGCTCCCGCCCCCAACAAGGGATGGCCCAGATGCAGAATGGTGAGGACTGCGAAACGGACGATGGGTGATCAGGCTGCCTTTATCTTTCAAAAGCCCAGCTACCGAATAAATCTGGGTGACAGCCAACGCTTCTGGAAACGACAGAGACGGCAAAATACTGGGGAGGCGGCGGGCAAGCATGGTTTTACCACTCCCCGGTGGCCCCACAAAAATCAGATTGTGACCCCCAGCGGCAGCAATTTCCAGTGCCCGGCGAGCCTGGGCTTGGCCTTTGACATCTCGCAAATCTAAGGCGCTTGCAGGCGCTTTAGCCAACTCAGCCTGGCCATCTAGCTGAAACGGCAAGTGCCGGGTAGGGTTGTTCAAAAAATCAGCCACCTCTGACAAATGCTTAAAGCCATAAACGTGAAGCCCTGGAACCACTGCTGCTTCACAGGCATTATCAACCGGTACGACCACCCCCTTAAAGCCTAAGGTTTGAGCCGCTGCGGCGATCGCCAATACCCCCGCCACTGGCAATAAAGAACCATCCAGTGAGACTTCCCCCATAAATAGCAGTTCGTCGAGCACCGCGGTTTTGACCTGGCCAGAGGCCGCCAAAATACCGGCACTAATGGGGAGATCAAAACTCGGCCCTTCTTTGCGTAAATCTGCTGGGGTCAGGTTGATCACGATTTTTCGCATCGGAAAGGGAAACCCTGCGTTTTTTAAGGCAGCTTTGGTGCGTTCCCTTGATTCTTGAACAGCCGTATCTGGCAAGCCCACAACGACCGTGCCCGGTAAGCCCCCCGAAAGATCGACCTCAACTCCAACCTTGATGGCGTTGATCCCAACAATCGTGGCACTCCATAT
It contains:
- the psbC gene encoding photosystem II reaction center protein CP43, translating into MVTLSSNSYIGGRDQESTGFAWWSGNARLINLSGKLLGAHVAHAGLIVFWAGAMTLFEVAHFVPEKPLYEQGFILLPHLATLGWGVGPGGEVIDTFPYFVVGVLHLISSAVLGLGGIYHAVRGPETLEEYSAFFGYDWKDKNKMTTIIGIHLILLGCGAFLLVIKACFLGGVYDTWAPGGGDVRLITNPTLSPVKIFGYLGGSPFGGDGWIIGVNNMEDVIGGHIWIGLICIGGGIWHILTKPFGWARRAFVWSGEAYLSYSLGALSLMGLIASCYVWFNNTAYPSEFYGPTNAESSQAQAMTFLVRDLRLGANIGAAQGPTGLGKYLMRSPTGEIIFGGETMRFWDFQGPWLEPLRGPNGLDLDKLKNDIQDWQVRRAAEYMTHAPNASINSVGGIITEINSVNFVNPRQWLATSHFVLGFFFLVGHLWHAGRARAAEAGFEKGIDRETEPVLAMGDLD
- a CDS encoding VOC family protein → MNSSESPSFPNISLSHFEIYVDDVAIVENFYTRHLGFVVTDRGEGENGMVFLSRNPSEHHQLVLNPRQGYKTIKSPVDHISFRIDSMADLRVFYKSLLRSSTALQTVSHGTTWSIYFRDPEGNRLELFTDTPWHVNQPCRFEINFELSNKELLEFTEHKIKDLPGFSKVEKWRDSYFKAANSKSVK
- a CDS encoding GNAT family N-acetyltransferase is translated as MHIQPYDPCHLEAVIHLSLRAWTPVFDSIQNTMNADVYQAFYPGHWRVSQQKAVEDVCAAEDTHVWVAIDAGSTVGFVAVKLHSENSMGEVYMVAVDPDFQGHGIGRALMEFALSWMKEAGMSIAMVDTGGDPGHAPARYTYEKVGFELWPVARYFKKL
- a CDS encoding AAA family ATPase produces the protein MKQLQSSPIDPGDGGFALTAEQRSALEALNAFVEGEEKLYLLTGYAGTGKTTLLQIFIHGLREQGDTRKIVLTAFSNKATKVLAAMADRWRLDIDAMTCCKLLGLRPVINEDDGNQVFQPDRKERSQIDRYQLVIVDECSMVNEELWQLLVNAISNLYRSAQILFVGDPAQLPPVNEPESACFRQIFLKSELTEVVRYGGAIGVIAEDLRQNLERDRLPRFHNDANADRTEGCFVLPRPVWETLLLRAFKSEAYLANPDQVRALAYTNRRVAQLNQKIRRAIYGATALRFVPGERLIAINPCLEEENIILPTSAECEVIEAYRGRQGEWPVWFLFVETEVGDFKTLRVLHESGESEIKLKLDSLAREKRWMEFWDLQQYFHNVDYAYSLTIHKSQGSTFQDVFVDVPSMRVNSNVVERNQLCYVAFTRAAKRLFLYQ
- a CDS encoding ligase-associated DNA damage response DEXH box helicase, whose product is MTKSCLPAIVDWFARQGWKPLSFQQQTWDAYLSGHSGLIQVPTGSGKTYAAVMGPLAEILTTPGIGLQLLYITPLRALSRDIEQSICRPIAEMGWNVRVETRTGDTSSSRKTRQLKNMPDVLITTPESLSVMLSYKDGAKRFKSLRCVVLDEWHELMSSKRGTQAELCLSHLRLLAPALRTWAVSATLGNLQEAAQTAVGLGTDPIIIQSDLTRETVIQSILPESVDSFPWAGHLGLRMFEALVTALDITKSTLIFTNTRNQAERWFQALHFAMPDHEDQIALHHGSIDVKEREAIEAGVKAGDIKWVVCTSSLDLGVDFQPVERVVQIGSAKNLARLLQRAGRSAHVPEGTSEVFFLPTNALELLEISAFRRGLMAGAIETRHPRDKPYDVLVQHLVTLACGDGFDPTVTLAAIQQTIAYQLLTAEEFGWVLEFIEKGGKCLGAYPRYKKVAIDHEVYRVTETQIARMHRMGIGTITGNQAVRIVYTNRREIGTVEENFVSRLKPGDVFFFAGRQLEFFQMKDMVVYVKNTRRQSTVTPTWGGGQLAISDTLSTHLRQEVELVRQPGDWNREVHRIAPILETQARLSYIPTADELLVECCKTREGQHLYVFPFEGRFVHEGLGFLWGYRFANQQQTTFTISVNDYGFEILAPKGYPFKDLFSEAFFSLENLEADVKASLNISELTQRKFRGVAQVAGLVFKGYPGSRKTSSQLQVSSSLLYEVFSKYEPDNLLLKQAEREVLQEQLETHRLTKTLERLGELSVVWKETKHPSPMAFPLLVERLGTKMMSNESLLERIERLKQQWGKQ